A window from Dehalobacter sp. DCA encodes these proteins:
- a CDS encoding IS1634 family transposase, whose translation MYVAITGSGKARVIQFREDTRIPGTTKKKTHVVKTIGNYERMLAEDPDIIAKLKAEAAELTRAKKETNAPLALSVTVMDITSPQDVVPSFRFGHALIKQLWSTMGLDAFFLANCGKRNATAVGQALFYLVAHRCADPCSIHASALEQNSYAGILSLGIDVLYDVLDVLSQQKEAIISHLADFFEKKTSRSGPEAYYDVTTYAFESTRWGELRMFGFSKDHKNNEVQVVMGLLLDNNGIPITYELFPGNTMDQCTLTRSVEKLKSLYRLEKITVVADRGLNSGSNLEYLCKGGHDFVISYTLKRSPDSFKELVWNDEGWQDSVDLATGEITSRSKIVEQILEVKVPIDQDEESAEKKKRGRPRKYTIEKIPVKIHLTWSAKRANKDRSDRERVLEKLKKRLDKPYQLKAAVKRGCNQFLQMELDTEDWKLDEAKIEQAARYDGYYAVITNNLNLSTDEVSKIYGGLWKIEESFRILKTDLRARPVFVWNDEHIKGHFAMCFIALCILRYAQYLLEQSMGKSVSAAQIMEAIQDPLALVQGEYPNNIVTPTQVSQTYLDLASILKLTPLKTNMTLTKFRSCTKLDLTINLK comes from the coding sequence ATGTACGTTGCCATAACAGGCTCGGGCAAGGCCCGGGTCATACAGTTTAGAGAAGATACCCGTATTCCGGGAACAACGAAGAAAAAGACGCATGTCGTGAAGACGATTGGTAACTATGAACGAATGCTCGCTGAGGATCCGGACATTATTGCCAAGCTTAAGGCTGAAGCAGCTGAACTGACAAGGGCAAAGAAGGAAACGAACGCTCCTCTCGCTTTAAGCGTTACCGTTATGGACATCACATCACCTCAGGATGTTGTTCCTTCCTTCAGGTTCGGTCATGCGCTAATCAAACAGCTTTGGAGCACTATGGGGTTAGACGCCTTTTTTCTTGCTAATTGCGGAAAGCGCAATGCTACAGCTGTTGGACAAGCTCTATTCTACCTTGTCGCCCATCGCTGCGCAGATCCTTGCAGTATCCATGCGAGTGCATTGGAACAGAATTCCTATGCGGGTATCCTTTCTCTTGGGATCGATGTCCTTTACGATGTTCTTGATGTACTCTCCCAGCAGAAAGAGGCCATCATAAGCCACCTTGCTGACTTCTTTGAAAAGAAAACCAGCCGCAGTGGTCCTGAAGCATACTATGACGTCACAACGTACGCTTTTGAGAGCACCCGCTGGGGCGAATTACGAATGTTTGGCTTCTCGAAGGATCACAAAAATAACGAAGTTCAGGTGGTCATGGGGCTGCTTTTGGACAACAACGGCATACCCATAACGTATGAACTTTTTCCAGGCAACACGATGGATCAGTGTACTCTGACCCGATCGGTAGAGAAGCTTAAGAGTCTGTACAGGCTGGAAAAGATCACGGTGGTTGCCGACAGAGGACTCAACAGCGGCAGCAATCTTGAGTACCTCTGCAAGGGTGGGCACGACTTCGTCATCAGCTATACTTTAAAGCGTTCTCCTGACTCCTTTAAGGAACTTGTATGGAACGACGAAGGATGGCAAGATAGTGTGGACCTTGCCACAGGGGAGATAACCTCTCGTTCCAAGATCGTAGAGCAAATACTGGAGGTCAAGGTTCCCATAGATCAGGATGAGGAAAGTGCTGAAAAGAAAAAAAGAGGAAGGCCCAGGAAGTACACTATTGAAAAAATTCCCGTAAAGATACACTTAACCTGGTCGGCCAAACGGGCTAACAAAGACAGATCCGACAGGGAACGCGTACTAGAGAAGCTCAAGAAACGCCTTGACAAACCCTATCAGCTTAAGGCTGCAGTAAAACGGGGTTGCAATCAGTTTTTGCAGATGGAGCTTGACACAGAAGATTGGAAGCTGGATGAAGCAAAAATTGAGCAAGCCGCCCGCTATGATGGGTATTATGCGGTCATTACCAACAACCTGAACTTGAGCACAGATGAGGTTTCCAAGATATACGGAGGACTATGGAAGATCGAAGAGAGTTTTAGAATACTTAAGACTGACCTTAGAGCACGACCGGTTTTCGTATGGAATGACGAACATATTAAGGGGCACTTTGCCATGTGTTTCATCGCGTTATGCATACTCCGTTATGCACAGTACTTACTCGAACAATCAATGGGCAAGAGCGTTTCGGCCGCGCAAATCATGGAAGCAATACAGGACCCCCTTGCATTAGTTCAGGGAGAATACCCAAATAATATCGTTACCCCAACCCAAGTTTCCCAGACTTATCTCGATCTCGCATCGATACTCAAACTGACTCCTCTAAAGACAAACATGACACTGACCAAGTTCCGTTCATGCACAAAATTGGATCTAACAATAAACCTAAAATAA
- a CDS encoding MarR family winged helix-turn-helix transcriptional regulator, with product MNFTKSGATRIIDRLEQKGYVLREQSLVDGRVCCVTVTPKGIEVMTKIIEKYTEYVQGILEDFESGQIEQIENSLEMLVEAVQNNKPFDSSF from the coding sequence TTGAATTTTACCAAGAGTGGTGCAACCCGGATTATAGATCGTCTGGAACAAAAGGGATATGTTTTACGAGAACAATCGCTGGTCGATGGGCGGGTATGCTGTGTGACAGTTACACCGAAAGGGATAGAAGTAATGACAAAAATAATAGAGAAATATACTGAATATGTTCAAGGCATATTGGAAGATTTTGAGTCCGGACAAATTGAACAAATCGAAAATTCATTGGAAATGCTGGTAGAAGCGGTACAAAATAATAAACCATTTGACTCAAGCTTCTAA
- a CDS encoding permease: MAELTVLFIGISTIIALVLMYIPQDKLKKWMSGKGIWGNIMAVLFGAVTPFCACSTVPLTLGFLQAGVPFGTVMSFVIASPLMDPLVFSLMTAFMGWKVAVGFLVLTSAFAVIFGIILEKMGWANQVKNVRLKGSGPQIGEVPEGFKSRLKVSFLKAWGDYKSVFLYMIIGVGIGAAIYGYMPTDLLAKVAGPDNPFAVIIVALIGMPLYIRVESAIPIGIALLGKGASIGAVIAFIISGAGIAIPELTMLASIFKKKIIIAFIVIVFVTAVASGLLFNMLL; the protein is encoded by the coding sequence ATGGCAGAACTCACCGTTCTTTTTATTGGAATCAGCACAATTATAGCCCTAGTATTAATGTATATTCCTCAGGACAAACTAAAAAAATGGATGTCGGGCAAGGGTATCTGGGGTAATATTATGGCGGTGCTTTTTGGAGCCGTGACACCTTTTTGCGCATGCTCCACTGTACCGTTAACACTCGGTTTTTTGCAGGCCGGTGTTCCCTTTGGCACGGTAATGTCTTTTGTAATTGCATCCCCGCTAATGGACCCTTTAGTATTCTCTCTAATGACAGCATTTATGGGGTGGAAGGTGGCTGTCGGTTTTTTGGTTCTGACATCGGCTTTCGCAGTTATCTTCGGAATAATCCTTGAGAAAATGGGTTGGGCCAATCAAGTAAAAAACGTTCGCCTCAAAGGGTCTGGGCCGCAAATTGGAGAAGTGCCGGAGGGGTTCAAAAGCAGGCTGAAAGTTTCCTTTCTAAAAGCCTGGGGAGATTATAAATCAGTATTTCTTTATATGATAATCGGTGTTGGGATTGGAGCAGCTATTTACGGATATATGCCTACCGATCTTCTCGCCAAAGTGGCAGGACCCGACAACCCATTTGCTGTTATCATTGTCGCATTAATCGGGATGCCGTTATATATTCGTGTAGAATCTGCAATTCCTATTGGAATCGCCCTATTGGGGAAAGGTGCGAGTATCGGTGCTGTAATAGCATTTATTATTAGCGGAGCGGGTATTGCCATCCCTGAGTTGACCATGCTTGCCAGCATATTTAAGAAAAAAATAATTATTGCATTTATTGTGATTGTATTCGTTACTGCAGTAGCATCAGGACTGCTTTTTAATATGCTTCTCTAG